The genomic DNA CGTCCGCCTCCTCGCGGCGGTCGGCGAAGACGGCGTCGAAGCCGGGGCCGAAGGTGTCGAGCGACGGCGCCGTGCGCGACATGCGCAGCCGGACGGTGACGCTCCGCCCCGCCGGTACGGAGGCGAAGCGGTACCAGATCGCCGCCTTGGTTCCCCGCTCCGCCGGGTTGACCGCGGCCTCGTCGCCCCGCACGACGCGCTTGGTGATCGCGTCCTTCGGGTACGGCGAGGCGTTGGCGGCGGCGCCGAAGAGCTCCACGGCGTCGGTCTCGTTGTCGCAGAACAGGAGCTGCGGCGCCCCCTCCGCCGCGAGGTGGTACTCGCCCAGCCACTGGTGCGTGACGCGCACCGCCTCGAGTCCTCCGGCCTGCGGGGACCGCACGCGCGTGATCTCGCCGCGACGCTCGTCGTGACCCCATGCCCAGGTGTTGCGCAGCCACAGCTGCGGCAGCAGGTCCAGCGGCGCCGGGGACGGCCCGTGATTGACGGCCTCGATCTCGACGCAGATGTCGTCGGGCGCCGCCTTGGCGTAGCGCACGTGCACGTCGAAGAAGCGGTTGTCGGCGAGGACGCCGGTGTCGGCGAGCTCGTACTCCCGCTGCGTGCGGTCGCGCGCGGCGTTGGCGTCGCGGAGCTGCTGGTACGGGTACTCGGCGTGCGGATACCGGTACATCCAGTGCATCCAACTGTGGGTCGGCGTCCCGTCGACGGGCCACCAGTACTCCTTGACGTCCTCGCCGTGGTTGCCCTGCGCGTTCGTGAGCCCGAACAGGCGTTCCTTGAGGATCGGGTCGTTGTGGTTCCACAGGCCCACGGCCAGGTTGAGGAAGCCGTACCGGTCGCAGATGCCGCCCAGCCCGTCCTCGCCCCACCGGTAGGCGCGGCGATGCGCCTGCTCGAAGCCGAAGCTCCCCCAGGCGTCCCCGTTACCGCTGTAGTCCTCGCGGACAGTGCCCCACTGTCGCCCGGCCAGGTAGGGACCCCACAGCCGCCACGGCCCGTCGGGTCCGGGACTCTCCGCGAGGCGGCGGTGTTCGGCCGTCGATTCGGTGTTCTGCACCGGAGAATCCTCCTACACGGAGCGCCGCACCGCAGGAGGTGGACCGAGCCGAAGACGAACGGGCTCGAACGGACATCCCGTTCCGGGCGGGTACGCCTCACGATGTCGATTTCCGCGCGGGTGCACGTGCTCCTGAGCACGCGCGGGCCGGCAGACGCCCGAATCGTGAGCGGTCAGAGCGCTGACACCGCCTGCGCATGCATCTCCCAGAACAGGATCTCGGTCCCGTCCTGCGCGGCACGGACGACCAGTTCCCCGGCGTCCACGGTGCGCAGCGCGTCGCCCTCCGCGAGTCGCGCGTCGCCGACGGTCACCGCTCCGGTCACGACAAAGAGGTGTCCGTAGGGCGCGGGCGGAAAGACGACCGACTCCCCCGCCGAGAGGCGGGCGGCGTGCAGGGCGGCGGCGTCGTTGTTGATGGTGACGGCCGGATCGTGCCCCGCGATCCCGGAGGCGACGAGCACCGCGCCGCGACCGTCGAGCGGGACGTCGGCGGTGCGGTACTCGGGTTCGCCGCCGGGCGCGTTCGGCGGGAGCCACATCTGGATCACCCGGGCCGTCACGCCGGTGAAACGCGGGTTCTGCTCGCGGTGGTTCACCCCCGTTCCGGCGCTCATCGCCTGTACCTGACCGGCGCGGACCACACCCGTGGCACCCGACGAATCGTCGTGGTGCACCTCGCCCGTGATCACCCAGGTCACGATCTCGGCGTCGCGGTGGAAGTGCCGGTCGACGCCCGATCCCGGGTCCACGAGGTCGTCGTTGTGCACGAGCAGCTGCCCGTGCGCGTTCGCGCCCAGATCGAACTTGCCGGTGAAGGGCATCGACTGCCGGGCGTACAGCCCCTCGCCGCGCCAGTGCGTGCGGTCGGCGGCGGGGACGATCCTGCTCTCGCTCACCCGGCCAGCGTAGGCGGCTCCCGCCGTCAGACCGCGGCGGGCAGCCCCGCGCCGGACGGGGAGACGAGGATCTTCACCGCGGTCTCGTTGTGGTGCAAGAGCGTGTCGTAGCCGACGGTGACGAGGTCGTCCAGCCCGATCCTCCCCGTGATGAACGGCGCCAGGTCGACGGTCCCGCTCTCGACCAGCGCGATCGTCGCGGCGTGGTTGTTGACGTAGGCGATGGTGCCGCGCATGTCGATCTCCTTGAGCACCAGCTTCTGCATGTCGACGGTGCCGGGGTGCCCCCAGATCGAGACGACCACGAGCACCGCCTGCGGACGCAGCGCGTCGAAGAGCGTGTCCAGCGCGGGCTGCACGGAGGTGCACTCGAAGCCGACGTCGGCGCCGCGGCCGCCCGTGAGGTCGCGGACGGCCTCGACGACGTCGACCTCCGTGGGATCGAAGACGTGGTCGGCGACACCGGTCTCCGCCGCGCGGCTGCGGCGCAGGGAGCTGGGCTCGCTGATCGCGACGGTGAGTCCCTTCGCCTGGCAGACCGCGGCGGTCAGCAGGCCGATCGGTCCGGCACCGGTGATCAGCGCGAACGCCCCCGCGCCGGCACCGGAGCGCTGCACCGCGTGGTAGCCGACGGCGAGCGGCTCGATGAGCGCCGCCTGATCCAGCGGGACCTCCTTCGAGACGCGGTGCACCCAGCGGCGCTGCACGACGATCCGCTCCGAGAGTCCGCCACCACGGCCGCCGAGGCCGATGAAGTTCATGTTCGGCGAGAGGTGGTAGTCGGTGCTCGCCGGACCGGTGTCCACGTCGTCGGCGATGATGTACGGCTCCACCACCACGTGATCGCCCACCTCCAGGTCGTCGACGCCGGCGCCGACCTCCGCCACGACGCCGGACATCTCGTGCCCGATCGTCAGTGGTGCGGCCTCCCCGCTCACCGGGTTCGGGTGACCGCACGGCGGGACGAAGATCGGCCCGTCGACGTACTCGTGCAGGTCGGTGCCGCAGATTCCGCACCAGGCGACGTCGATGGCGACGGTGCCCTCCGTCACCTCGGGCGCGGGGACGTCCTCGATCCGGACGTCGTTCCGGTCGTAATAGCGCGCTGCTCGCATGGTTTCCTCCGATCGGGCCGTGTGATCCACCACACAGTCACAACGGCGGGTGTGCCGCGTCGATCGTTGCAGCGGGTTGCACGCCTCAGAGCGGTGCGGAGCCGCGGACGTGCTCGAAGACGAGGGAGGTGTTCGTGCCGGCGACCTCCTCGCGCGCGCTGAGGTACTCGACGAGGTGCCGGAGGTCGTCGGTGTCCACGGCGGCGACGTGCAGGAGGTAGTCGTCGCCGCCCGCGAGGAAGTAGGCGTCGATCACCGGAGGCAGATCGATCACCGACTCCACGAACTGCCGGATCCGGTGCCGAGCCGTCGACCGGAGCGTCACGGCGATCATGGCGCGCAGCGGCCGCCCGACGGCCGCCGGGTCGACGTCGGCGTAGAAGCCGCGGATCACGCCCGCGTCGGTGAGTCGCCGCACCCGCGTGTGCACCGTCGACGGGGCGAGGCCGACCTCCTCCGCGAGGGCGGCGTTCGACACCCGGCCATCGCGCTGGAGCACGAGCAGGATGCGCCGGTCGGCCTCGTCGAGCAGGGGGCGACGATCGTTCGACGATGTCGGGCGATACGCCGTCCTCACAGAATGTACGTCAGTCATTTCTCAGTTCTCCAGAATCTTCTTCCGCACGCTTGAACACTTCCCGGTGTTTCTTCAGACTATGTGACACAAGCCACCCCGCCTGACAGGAGCACACGATGCGCGTCGGTATCCCCACCGAGATCAAGAACAACGAGTACCGCGTGGCGATCACGCCCGGTGGTGTCGCCGAACTCACGCGACGCGGCCACGACGTGCTGATCGAGGACGGCGCGGGCGTCGGGTCGGCGATCGGCAACGAGGACTTCGAAGCCGCGGGCGCCCGCATCGTCCCGACGGCGGACGAGGTCTGGGGCGAGGCAGACCTGCTGCTCAAGGTCAAGGAGCCCATCGAACCGGAGTACGCCCGGATGCGCGCCGACCAGACCGTCTTCACGTACCTGCACCTGGCCGCGTCGCGTCCGTGCACGGACGCGCTGCTGTCCTCGAGGACCACGTCGATCGCGTACGAGACGGTGCAGCTGCCCGACGGCTCGCTCCCCCTCCTCGCGCCCATGTCCGAGGTCGCGGGCCGGCTCGCGCCGCAGGTCGGCAGCTACCACCTCATGCGCTCCAAGGGTGGTCGCGGCGTCCTCATGGGCGGCGTCCCCGGCACCGCGCCCGCGAAGGTCACGGTGATCGGCGGCGGCGTGTCCGGCATCAACGCGGCGCAGATCGCCGCGGGCATGGGCGCGGACGTCACCGTCTTCGACCTCGACGTGCGCAAGA from Tsukamurella paurometabola includes the following:
- a CDS encoding pirin family protein; the encoded protein is MSESRIVPAADRTHWRGEGLYARQSMPFTGKFDLGANAHGQLLVHNDDLVDPGSGVDRHFHRDAEIVTWVITGEVHHDDSSGATGVVRAGQVQAMSAGTGVNHREQNPRFTGVTARVIQMWLPPNAPGGEPEYRTADVPLDGRGAVLVASGIAGHDPAVTINNDAAALHAARLSAGESVVFPPAPYGHLFVVTGAVTVGDARLAEGDALRTVDAGELVVRAAQDGTEILFWEMHAQAVSAL
- a CDS encoding 2,3-butanediol dehydrogenase gives rise to the protein MRAARYYDRNDVRIEDVPAPEVTEGTVAIDVAWCGICGTDLHEYVDGPIFVPPCGHPNPVSGEAAPLTIGHEMSGVVAEVGAGVDDLEVGDHVVVEPYIIADDVDTGPASTDYHLSPNMNFIGLGGRGGGLSERIVVQRRWVHRVSKEVPLDQAALIEPLAVGYHAVQRSGAGAGAFALITGAGPIGLLTAAVCQAKGLTVAISEPSSLRRSRAAETGVADHVFDPTEVDVVEAVRDLTGGRGADVGFECTSVQPALDTLFDALRPQAVLVVVSIWGHPGTVDMQKLVLKEIDMRGTIAYVNNHAATIALVESGTVDLAPFITGRIGLDDLVTVGYDTLLHHNETAVKILVSPSGAGLPAAV
- a CDS encoding Lrp/AsnC family transcriptional regulator, which encodes MTDVHSVRTAYRPTSSNDRRPLLDEADRRILLVLQRDGRVSNAALAEEVGLAPSTVHTRVRRLTDAGVIRGFYADVDPAAVGRPLRAMIAVTLRSTARHRIRQFVESVIDLPPVIDAYFLAGGDDYLLHVAAVDTDDLRHLVEYLSAREEVAGTNTSLVFEHVRGSAPL
- the ald gene encoding alanine dehydrogenase — its product is MRVGIPTEIKNNEYRVAITPGGVAELTRRGHDVLIEDGAGVGSAIGNEDFEAAGARIVPTADEVWGEADLLLKVKEPIEPEYARMRADQTVFTYLHLAASRPCTDALLSSRTTSIAYETVQLPDGSLPLLAPMSEVAGRLAPQVGSYHLMRSKGGRGVLMGGVPGTAPAKVTVIGGGVSGINAAQIAAGMGADVTVFDLDVRKMRAVNAQFGGRVHTSYSTSLALEEAVVESDLVIGAVLIPGAAAPKLVSTELVHRMRPGAVLVDIAIDQGGCFADSHPTTHDDPTFAVGETVFYCVANMPGAVPRTSTFALTGATLPYVLRIADKGWKAACAEDAALAAGLSTHDGVLLNAGVGAALDIESKAPEAVLA